In Calothrix sp. PCC 7507, one DNA window encodes the following:
- a CDS encoding DUF1802 family protein, giving the protein MELTTTFHALKEWAVAVNALENGNTIMLLRKGGIHEHNGRFQVAHEQVLLYPTYEHQQDFLLKAEYANLVCPVTSGWHPETVRIASWAEITDILLCSDESIVNALLPYHIWNEHFIGDRLKWKPRQSLYILLLRAYKLPQVQEIPYSTEYGGCKSWINLHQIINLQASAPVLSDSRYTQLVTEIRQIVGDTLHSRSL; this is encoded by the coding sequence ATGGAATTGACTACGACTTTTCATGCACTCAAAGAATGGGCTGTTGCTGTAAATGCCTTGGAAAACGGTAACACTATTATGTTGCTCCGCAAAGGCGGTATCCATGAACATAATGGACGTTTTCAAGTTGCCCATGAGCAAGTTTTGCTCTACCCCACTTATGAACATCAACAAGATTTTTTGCTCAAAGCTGAGTATGCTAATCTCGTATGTCCAGTGACTTCAGGATGGCATCCAGAAACAGTTCGTATCGCTAGTTGGGCAGAAATTACTGATATTTTGCTTTGTAGTGATGAGTCAATTGTTAACGCTTTGCTTCCCTACCATATCTGGAACGAGCATTTTATTGGCGATCGCCTCAAGTGGAAACCCCGTCAGTCACTGTATATCCTCCTTCTGCGAGCTTACAAACTCCCCCAAGTACAGGAAATCCCCTATTCTACTGAATACGGTGGCTGCAAGTCATGGATTAATTTACATCAGATCATTAACCTACAAGCTTCAGCACCAGTTCTATCTGACTCTCGCTACACTCAGCTAGTCACGGAAATTCGTCAGATTGTGGGTGACACATTACATTCGCGATCGCTGTGA
- a CDS encoding GerMN domain-containing protein has product MLNTTKRYFLPLIVVAIATSLSSCSSSPTSRQNIASETPNSISSPSVSQTPSMAQLRAKSVNPEPLVTNKTTNITLYTSDVQCQVLVPQKVAVPAEEAVTGSVSKILEQRDSGDFSLSGYRVNVKNGTATVDFRVAPQSKRQLASLSSCEQFALFGSLRKTLTSNPQWKIKQVRFTQRGEDIEL; this is encoded by the coding sequence ATGTTGAACACAACTAAAAGATATTTTCTACCATTGATTGTAGTAGCGATCGCCACCAGCCTCAGCAGTTGTAGTTCTAGTCCTACTTCTCGTCAAAATATAGCCAGTGAAACACCAAACAGCATCTCATCCCCCAGCGTCAGCCAAACACCCAGCATGGCTCAACTGAGAGCTAAATCTGTCAATCCTGAGCCATTAGTCACCAACAAAACCACTAACATTACTCTCTACACAAGTGATGTCCAGTGTCAAGTACTAGTCCCCCAAAAAGTTGCAGTACCTGCTGAAGAAGCTGTCACAGGTTCAGTGAGTAAAATTCTAGAACAACGAGATTCGGGTGACTTTAGCTTATCTGGCTATCGCGTCAACGTCAAAAATGGCACTGCTACAGTTGATTTTAGAGTCGCGCCTCAATCAAAACGACAATTAGCTTCTCTTTCTAGCTGTGAACAGTTTGCTTTATTTGGCAGTCTCCGCAAAACTCTCACAAGTAATCCCCAATGGAAAATTAAACAGGTTCGCTTCACCCAACGAGGCGAGGATATTGAGCTTTAG
- a CDS encoding CopG family transcriptional regulator, whose translation MNNKKKSSRFDDLIDAARSRQQRDQPQLIEDKPTSYSKSTDPDYTRTTIYLPKQLHRQLKASAASQERQMSDILAELVEKWLLSLNQGEQ comes from the coding sequence TTGAATAATAAGAAAAAAAGCAGTCGTTTTGACGATTTAATTGATGCGGCGCGTAGTCGTCAACAAAGGGATCAACCACAGCTAATTGAAGATAAACCTACTTCTTATAGCAAAAGCACTGACCCAGATTATACTCGCACAACTATCTATTTACCTAAGCAACTGCATCGCCAACTTAAGGCATCTGCAGCTTCACAAGAACGACAGATGAGTGATATTTTGGCAGAATTAGTTGAAAAATGGTTGTTGTCTTTAAATCAGGGAGAACAGTGA
- the aroA gene encoding 3-phosphoshikimate 1-carboxyvinyltransferase gives MDTLAIPTPNRPVDATVEIPGSKSLTNRALLVAALAQGDSILENALFSDDSEYFAKCLEDLGIPIALNSQLAQVQVSGKGGEIPNKQADLFVGLAGTAARFISALVALGNGEYRLDGVPRMRERPMGDLLNVLQAGGVNINFEGNPGFMPYTIYGQGFAGGHVRLPANQTSQQLSALLMIAPYAQQDTIIEVEGTMVSQSYVKMTCRLMADFGVEVTQTNENLFEIKAGQRYQARQYTIEPDASNASYFFAAAAITGGRVRVQHLTKQSSQGDILWLNVLEQMGCQIYEGDDYTEVRGPEQLQGIDIDMNDMSDLVQTLGAIAPFATSPVTIRNVEHIRYKETERIRAVVTELQRLGVKVEEFADGLRIEPSAITPTAIETYHDHRMAMAFAVTGLKAPGIVIKDPGCTAKTFPDYFTRFFQMLEN, from the coding sequence GTGGATACCCTTGCTATCCCTACTCCCAATCGCCCAGTGGATGCCACGGTAGAGATTCCTGGTTCTAAAAGTCTTACCAATCGGGCGTTGCTTGTTGCTGCATTGGCACAAGGCGACTCGATTTTAGAAAATGCTCTATTTAGTGACGATAGTGAGTATTTTGCCAAATGCTTAGAAGATTTGGGTATTCCCATCGCGCTGAATTCTCAACTGGCGCAAGTCCAGGTGTCAGGAAAAGGCGGCGAAATTCCTAATAAGCAGGCAGATTTATTTGTAGGTTTAGCGGGAACAGCAGCACGCTTTATCTCAGCACTGGTAGCACTGGGTAATGGAGAATATCGCCTCGATGGTGTACCACGGATGCGGGAACGCCCGATGGGCGACTTGTTGAATGTGCTGCAAGCTGGGGGAGTAAATATTAACTTTGAGGGCAACCCTGGTTTTATGCCCTACACTATCTACGGACAGGGATTTGCTGGTGGACATGTGCGCTTACCAGCTAACCAAACTAGTCAGCAACTTTCGGCGTTATTGATGATTGCGCCTTATGCTCAACAGGACACAATCATTGAGGTTGAGGGAACAATGGTTTCCCAATCTTACGTTAAAATGACATGTCGCCTCATGGCAGATTTTGGCGTAGAGGTGACGCAAACTAACGAGAATTTATTTGAGATTAAAGCAGGACAGCGTTACCAAGCTAGACAATACACCATCGAACCCGATGCATCCAACGCCTCTTACTTTTTCGCCGCCGCCGCTATCACGGGTGGAAGAGTGCGGGTTCAGCATTTGACCAAACAATCCTCTCAGGGTGATATTCTGTGGCTAAATGTTTTAGAACAGATGGGTTGTCAGATTTATGAAGGTGATGATTACACTGAAGTCAGGGGGCCAGAACAATTGCAGGGTATCGACATTGATATGAATGATATGTCAGATTTGGTGCAAACATTGGGAGCGATCGCACCTTTTGCCACCTCACCTGTTACCATCCGGAATGTAGAACATATTCGCTACAAAGAAACCGAACGCATTCGGGCTGTTGTCACCGAATTGCAGCGTCTGGGTGTCAAAGTAGAAGAATTTGCCGATGGGCTAAGAATTGAACCAAGTGCAATTACCCCTACAGCAATTGAAACCTATCACGACCACCGCATGGCTATGGCATTTGCCGTCACCGGCTTAAAAGCACCTGGAATCGTCATTAAAGACCCCGGTTGTACAGCTAAAACTTTTCCAGACTACTTTACCAGATTCTTCCAAATGTTAGAAAATTAG
- a CDS encoding ABC transporter permease, producing MEWWQKIQKNPVARFGAILLLIFYFVVIAADFVAPYRPCDSDDLRNRRCDLPPNSSLLPPTQVYWKTPSGQFIGPHVYPTTQGDTSLETGDRQLIVDFKKPSPLRLFVSGPKYRLFELSLPLPPTWDEVTILPGIPLDWHLFGTTGEGKLNILGTDDQGRDQFSRLVHGGRISMFIGIFGIIITYPLGLLIGGISGYFGGLTDSVIMRVAEVLMTFPSIYLLVTLGAVLPAGLSSTQRFLLIVVITSVISWAGLARVVRGQVLSIKEREFVQAARAMGGNPLYIILRHVLPQTATYIVISATLAIPSFISAEAVLSLIGLGIQQPDPSWGNMLSLASNASIIVLQPWLIWPPAVLIILTVLAFNLLGDGLRDALDPRSLRR from the coding sequence ATGGAATGGTGGCAAAAAATTCAAAAGAATCCAGTGGCGCGATTTGGGGCAATATTGCTGTTAATTTTCTATTTTGTGGTAATTGCTGCTGATTTTGTTGCTCCTTATCGCCCTTGTGACTCTGATGACTTGCGTAATCGTCGCTGCGATTTGCCACCTAATAGTTCTCTATTGCCGCCAACTCAAGTTTACTGGAAGACTCCATCAGGACAATTTATCGGGCCTCATGTTTATCCGACGACTCAGGGAGACACGAGTTTAGAAACAGGCGATCGCCAACTTATAGTAGACTTTAAAAAGCCTTCACCCCTACGTCTGTTTGTCTCTGGCCCAAAGTACCGACTCTTCGAGTTGAGTTTACCACTACCACCCACGTGGGATGAGGTCACAATCTTACCCGGTATCCCCCTAGATTGGCATTTGTTTGGCACAACTGGGGAGGGGAAACTAAATATTTTGGGTACTGACGATCAAGGTCGTGACCAATTCAGTCGTCTGGTACATGGGGGACGTATCAGCATGTTCATAGGCATTTTTGGGATTATTATTACCTATCCCCTTGGTCTATTAATAGGTGGCATTTCTGGCTATTTTGGTGGTTTAACTGATAGCGTGATCATGCGTGTAGCGGAAGTACTCATGACTTTCCCCAGCATTTATCTTTTGGTGACTTTGGGTGCAGTATTGCCAGCTGGTTTGAGTAGTACCCAGCGTTTTTTGCTGATTGTGGTGATTACTTCGGTAATTAGTTGGGCTGGTTTAGCACGGGTGGTTCGGGGACAAGTACTATCAATCAAAGAGCGAGAATTTGTCCAAGCTGCAAGAGCTATGGGAGGTAATCCACTTTATATTATCCTCCGTCACGTTTTGCCACAAACCGCTACTTATATAGTAATCTCTGCGACCCTAGCCATTCCCAGTTTTATTAGCGCTGAAGCCGTGTTGAGTCTGATCGGTTTGGGTATCCAACAACCAGACCCTTCTTGGGGTAATATGCTCTCTCTGGCAAGTAATGCCTCTATTATAGTTTTGCAACCTTGGCTAATTTGGCCGCCAGCAGTCCTGATTATCCTTACGGTGTTGGCTTTCAATCTACTTGGAGATGGTTTGAGAGATGCTCTCGATCCCCGGAGTTTAAGACGTTAG
- a CDS encoding NIL domain-containing protein yields MVLSTTVNSTVGHICICIPQYYHPQPIISQLISRYKLTVNIAAAVFAADTGEDGWFNLEIQGSSLQVEAALAYLQTMNVEIEQLNLKSLEGEVIEPPKLLCVNSDCSDCVKSIHQPPDNKQEVELHRTTNRAKFQICIPQNYRYSPVIAGLVSCYGLTVNIAGAFLDINTKNDGWFDLEISGRPQQIIFGLRYLKKLGLQIWL; encoded by the coding sequence ATGGTTCTATCGACAACAGTTAATTCCACAGTCGGTCATATCTGCATTTGTATTCCTCAGTACTACCATCCTCAACCTATTATTTCACAATTAATCTCGCGTTATAAGTTAACAGTGAACATCGCGGCGGCTGTTTTTGCAGCTGACACTGGAGAAGATGGTTGGTTTAATCTAGAAATTCAAGGTAGTTCTTTGCAGGTAGAAGCAGCACTTGCTTATCTCCAAACAATGAATGTAGAAATTGAGCAACTCAACCTCAAAAGCCTGGAAGGGGAAGTTATCGAACCACCAAAGTTGTTGTGTGTGAATAGTGATTGTAGTGACTGTGTGAAGTCAATTCATCAGCCGCCAGACAATAAACAAGAAGTTGAGTTACATAGAACAACCAATCGAGCTAAATTTCAAATCTGCATTCCGCAGAATTACCGCTATTCTCCAGTAATTGCTGGATTGGTTTCCTGCTATGGTTTAACGGTAAATATTGCTGGGGCTTTCTTGGATATAAATACCAAAAATGACGGTTGGTTTGATTTAGAAATTTCCGGCAGGCCACAACAGATTATCTTTGGATTGAGATATTTAAAAAAACTTGGCTTGCAAATTTGGTTGTAA
- a CDS encoding IS110 family transposase: MSKIVLGIDISKKDFHVTLILENQTTKSKVFKNNPEGFVNLQNWLIKQGATQVHGCMEATSTYGEALAEFLVENGHKVSVVNPSRIKGFAKSELLRTKTDKVDAAVIARFCLAIAPELWTPLPVEVKELQALLRRLESLTDMYQQEQNRLETATPTVAALIESHLEQLKQLIVQVKQLIHDHFERHPDLKAKRDLLTSIPGIGEQTAAVLLTEIGCLEQYRNARQLAAHAGLTPQERSSGSSVQGKSRLSGVGNARLRKALYMPAVAAMRHNPLLKLFAQRLLDRGKVKMQVLAAVMRKLLHLAFGVLKSQKPFDPDYLAHAS; encoded by the coding sequence ATGTCAAAAATAGTTCTCGGTATCGATATCAGTAAAAAAGATTTTCATGTGACTTTGATACTGGAGAACCAAACCACAAAATCCAAAGTCTTTAAAAACAATCCAGAAGGTTTTGTTAACCTACAAAACTGGCTCATCAAACAAGGAGCGACTCAAGTTCATGGCTGCATGGAAGCGACAAGCACCTATGGCGAAGCATTGGCAGAGTTTTTAGTGGAGAATGGTCACAAAGTCAGTGTGGTCAATCCATCCCGCATTAAAGGATTTGCCAAGAGCGAACTACTTCGTACTAAGACGGACAAAGTAGATGCCGCAGTGATTGCGCGTTTTTGTCTGGCGATTGCCCCAGAACTTTGGACTCCTTTACCAGTTGAGGTGAAAGAGCTTCAAGCGCTCCTTCGTCGTTTAGAATCGCTCACGGACATGTACCAACAGGAGCAGAATCGGTTAGAAACTGCCACACCCACTGTTGCCGCTTTAATTGAGTCTCATTTAGAGCAGTTAAAACAGCTGATTGTCCAGGTGAAACAACTGATTCACGACCACTTTGAGCGCCATCCTGATTTGAAGGCCAAGCGCGACCTTTTAACCTCAATCCCTGGTATTGGTGAGCAGACTGCGGCTGTGCTGTTAACCGAAATCGGTTGTCTTGAACAATACCGCAATGCTCGCCAGTTAGCTGCTCATGCTGGCTTAACTCCCCAAGAACGTTCTAGTGGCTCTTCGGTGCAGGGTAAGTCTCGCTTATCTGGAGTTGGCAATGCCCGACTCCGAAAGGCACTTTATATGCCTGCTGTTGCTGCTATGCGCCATAATCCGCTGTTGAAATTATTTGCACAGCGTTTGCTAGATCGTGGCAAGGTCAAAATGCAAGTTCTTGCTGCTGTGATGCGTAAACTCCTGCATTTGGCTTTTGGGGTTTTAAAATCCCAAAAGCCTTTTGACCCTGATTATCTCGCTCATGCCTCTTGA
- a CDS encoding GNAT family acetyltransferase, with the protein MEVTEINIRPYQPNDEHQVIELWHRCNLVVSWNDPKHDIKLKLQVQPHLFLVAARGQLIVASVMAGYEGHRGWINYLAVSPDYQRQGIGRLMMATAEAELKKLGCPKVNLQVRATNQSVIAFYEKIGFADDHVIGMGKRL; encoded by the coding sequence ATGGAAGTTACAGAAATTAATATTCGACCTTATCAGCCAAATGACGAACACCAGGTGATTGAATTGTGGCATCGCTGCAATTTAGTAGTCTCGTGGAATGACCCGAAACATGACATTAAGTTGAAGTTACAAGTGCAGCCGCATTTGTTTCTCGTAGCAGCCAGAGGTCAACTGATTGTTGCTTCCGTAATGGCTGGCTATGAAGGACATCGTGGTTGGATCAACTATTTAGCCGTCTCGCCGGATTATCAACGTCAAGGTATTGGCAGACTGATGATGGCCACAGCCGAAGCCGAATTAAAAAAGCTTGGCTGTCCCAAGGTAAATCTCCAAGTACGAGCAACCAACCAATCTGTCATCGCTTTTTATGAGAAGATAGGATTTGCTGACGATCATGTAATTGGCATGGGTAAGCGCTTGTAG
- the hisS gene encoding histidine--tRNA ligase, whose translation MAKGDKINFSTPSGFPEFLPSEKRLELYLLDTIRRVFESYGFTPIETPAVERLEVLQAKGNQGDNIIYGIDPILPPNRQAERDKAGETGSEARALKFDQTVPLAAYIARHLNELTFPFARYQMDVVFRGERAKDGRFRQFRQCDIDVVARSQLSLLYDAQMPAIITEIFTAVNIGDFLIRINNRKVLTGFFKSVGIGEDNIKSCIGIVDALEKIGESKVKQQLEQEGILAEQAQKIIDFIKIDGSIDEVLDKLKHLAENLPEVEQFALGISELETVITGVRNLGVAENRFCIDLSIARGLDYYTGTVYETTLLGHEALGSICSGGRYEELVGTFLGEKMPGVGISIGLTRLISRLLKAGIINTLAATPAQVMVVNLQDDLMPIYLKVSQNLRQAGINVVTNFDKRGLGKQFQLADKQGVQLCVIIGSEEAAAQKSSLKDLKTGEQVEVALDDLAAEVKRRLT comes from the coding sequence ATGGCAAAAGGTGACAAGATTAATTTTTCTACTCCCAGTGGCTTCCCGGAATTTTTGCCTAGTGAAAAGCGCCTAGAATTATATTTGCTAGATACCATTCGTAGGGTTTTTGAAAGCTATGGCTTTACACCTATCGAAACACCTGCAGTTGAACGGCTAGAAGTTCTGCAAGCGAAAGGAAATCAAGGCGACAATATTATTTATGGTATCGACCCAATCCTACCACCAAATCGACAAGCAGAGAGAGATAAAGCAGGTGAAACTGGTTCGGAGGCTAGAGCTTTAAAATTTGACCAAACAGTTCCTTTAGCAGCATACATTGCTCGTCACTTAAATGAATTAACTTTTCCCTTTGCTCGTTATCAAATGGATGTTGTTTTTCGGGGAGAAAGGGCAAAAGATGGACGTTTTAGACAGTTTCGTCAATGTGATATTGATGTAGTTGCTCGTAGTCAACTCAGCTTGCTTTATGATGCTCAGATGCCTGCAATTATCACAGAAATTTTTACGGCAGTTAATATTGGTGATTTCCTGATTCGCATCAATAATCGCAAAGTTCTTACAGGTTTTTTTAAATCAGTAGGAATTGGCGAAGACAATATTAAATCTTGTATTGGTATTGTTGATGCCCTAGAAAAAATAGGAGAAAGTAAGGTAAAACAACAGTTAGAACAAGAGGGGATTTTAGCAGAGCAAGCACAAAAAATTATTGATTTTATTAAAATCGATGGTAGCATTGATGAAGTATTAGATAAGCTTAAGCACCTTGCTGAAAATCTCCCAGAAGTAGAACAGTTTGCTCTAGGAATTAGTGAATTAGAAACAGTAATTACCGGTGTGCGTAATCTCGGAGTTGCTGAAAATCGTTTCTGTATTGATTTATCAATTGCTCGTGGTCTTGATTATTATACTGGTACAGTTTACGAAACAACCTTGTTAGGGCATGAAGCTTTAGGTAGTATTTGTTCTGGTGGCAGATATGAAGAATTAGTTGGGACATTTTTAGGTGAGAAAATGCCTGGTGTGGGCATTTCAATAGGCTTAACTCGCTTAATCAGTCGGTTGCTAAAAGCTGGAATTATCAATACTTTGGCGGCTACACCTGCACAGGTGATGGTGGTAAATTTGCAAGATGATTTGATGCCAATTTATTTAAAAGTGTCTCAAAATCTGCGTCAAGCGGGAATTAATGTTGTAACTAACTTTGACAAGAGAGGTTTGGGTAAACAGTTCCAGCTAGCCGATAAACAGGGAGTGCAATTATGTGTGATTATTGGTTCAGAAGAAGCAGCAGCGCAAAAATCCTCACTTAAAGATTTGAAAACGGGTGAGCAAGTAGAAGTGGCTTTAGATGATTTAGCCGCAGAAGTTAAACGTAGGCTTACTTAA
- a CDS encoding Npun_R2479 family HD domain-containing metalloprotein: MFNATELLIDAFVKQIREGYSRTYGCLKTDYQDIIAWAGSMALENIANSDALFHNVEHSVLVTLVGQEILRGKHIREGGVSSEDWLHFIISLVCHDIGYVKGVCRQDIEAEGSYATGKNGRMIFLAPGASDASLTPYHVDRAKLFIDERFGGHKLIDAEVIKSNIELTRFPVPAAEDHQDTNSFAGLVRAADLIGQLSDPRYLKKITSLFYEFEETGMNKVLGYQTPADLRKNYAKFYWNGVYPYVKEGLHYLSLTQQGKQIQANLYSNVFVVEHERQQEEQRFFAEKLHA; the protein is encoded by the coding sequence ATGTTCAATGCCACAGAACTTTTAATTGATGCTTTTGTCAAGCAAATCAGAGAAGGCTATAGTCGCACTTATGGCTGTCTAAAAACAGATTATCAAGATATCATTGCTTGGGCTGGGAGTATGGCTTTAGAAAATATTGCCAATAGCGATGCCCTATTTCACAATGTGGAACATTCTGTACTAGTCACCCTTGTAGGACAGGAAATTTTACGGGGAAAACATATCCGGGAAGGTGGGGTTTCCAGCGAAGACTGGTTACACTTTATTATCTCCTTGGTTTGTCATGATATTGGCTATGTTAAAGGAGTTTGCCGTCAAGATATCGAAGCCGAAGGTTCCTACGCTACAGGTAAAAATGGCAGAATGATTTTTCTGGCTCCAGGTGCCTCTGATGCCAGTCTTACGCCTTATCATGTTGATAGGGCAAAACTTTTCATTGATGAGCGTTTTGGTGGTCACAAGTTGATCGATGCGGAAGTGATTAAGAGTAATATCGAGTTAACTCGGTTTCCTGTGCCTGCGGCTGAAGACCATCAAGATACGAATAGCTTTGCAGGTTTAGTACGTGCTGCTGATTTAATTGGTCAATTAAGTGACCCGCGTTACTTAAAGAAAATTACTTCTTTATTCTATGAGTTTGAGGAAACTGGTATGAATAAAGTTTTGGGTTATCAAACTCCGGCCGATTTACGCAAGAACTATGCCAAGTTTTACTGGAATGGTGTCTATCCTTACGTCAAAGAGGGACTGCATTATCTGTCGTTGACACAGCAAGGAAAACAAATTCAGGCTAATCTATACTCAAATGTGTTTGTTGTGGAACACGAAAGACAGCAAGAAGAACAGCGATTTTTTGCTGAAAAACTACATGCTTAG
- a CDS encoding ParA family protein: protein MIITVAAFKGGVGKSTTALHLATYLQNSADTLLVDGDLNRSALDWSNRGCLPFKVADEKQGIRLAKLYEHIVIDTPARPDADELKTIAEGCDLLVIPTTPDAIALAATLQMVEALKQVKTNYRILLTIIPPNPNKAGEEARTALLKAEIPVFQSGIRRLAVFQRAALEGVPVNVVKDPYAQIAWRCYAEVGKEILKQ from the coding sequence ATGATCATCACTGTGGCGGCTTTCAAAGGAGGTGTAGGCAAATCGACGACGGCGCTACACCTAGCTACATACCTGCAAAATTCAGCTGACACGCTCTTAGTGGATGGCGATCTCAACCGCAGTGCTTTAGATTGGTCGAATCGGGGTTGTTTACCATTCAAAGTTGCTGATGAAAAGCAGGGAATACGTTTAGCAAAACTTTATGAACATATTGTGATTGATACACCAGCTAGGCCTGATGCAGATGAACTAAAAACTATTGCTGAGGGATGCGATTTGTTGGTAATCCCTACCACTCCTGATGCGATCGCTTTAGCTGCAACACTACAAATGGTGGAAGCACTCAAACAAGTAAAAACAAATTATCGAATTTTGTTAACTATCATTCCACCAAACCCCAATAAAGCGGGAGAAGAAGCTAGAACAGCGCTGTTAAAAGCAGAAATACCTGTGTTTCAGTCTGGAATTCGCCGACTGGCTGTATTTCAAAGAGCAGCTTTAGAAGGGGTTCCAGTTAATGTTGTTAAAGACCCTTACGCGCAAATTGCATGGCGCTGTTACGCTGAGGTGGGAAAGGAGATATTAAAACAGTGA
- a CDS encoding DUF3598 family protein: MSNIQTEMPVLARHEGNWVGTYTLVDIAGNILDKHESHLTCQFPENSPFSYYQINRYKWSDGRQEEHRFPGEYCDQALWFDTERLKGKAWEIDDSTVILWFSYKTVPEMHLYEMIQISPDNNHRARTWHWFRNHQIYQRTLIQEERLK, encoded by the coding sequence ATGTCTAATATCCAAACAGAAATGCCCGTACTTGCCCGCCATGAAGGAAATTGGGTCGGTACATATACACTGGTTGATATTGCCGGAAATATCCTCGATAAACATGAATCTCACTTAACATGCCAGTTTCCAGAAAATAGTCCTTTTTCTTATTACCAAATCAATCGCTACAAATGGTCTGATGGTAGGCAGGAGGAGCATCGATTTCCCGGAGAATATTGTGATCAAGCACTCTGGTTTGATACCGAACGTCTTAAAGGTAAAGCCTGGGAAATTGATGATTCAACCGTTATTTTGTGGTTTTCTTATAAAACCGTGCCGGAAATGCATTTATATGAAATGATTCAAATTAGTCCTGATAATAACCATCGTGCCCGCACTTGGCATTGGTTTAGAAACCATCAAATATATCAACGTACTTTAATTCAAGAAGAACGGCTAAAATAG